A stretch of Pseudolysobacter antarcticus DNA encodes these proteins:
- a CDS encoding heavy metal translocating P-type ATPase, giving the protein MSVDPATAKYHADHEGVPYYFCSSGCREKFTADPERYLHPLQASAAGTLASGAIYTCPMHPEIQQVGPGNCPKCGMTLEPMMPTGEHDDSELDAVRRKFFVSAALAIPLLLIAMGPHLFGVHFGETTAHVLRWIELALSAPLVLWAGANYYRRGWNGLLIGSPNMYTLIGLGVLVAFGFSLVATFLPAAFPPAMRDMHGMVGVYFESAGVIVALVLLGEWLELRARGKTSEAIRRLLDLAPKTARRIAADGSEEDIALDQVRVGDILRVRPGEKVPVDGVVIDGTSSIDESLLTGEPIPVEKRIDDRTTGGTLNGTGSLKIRADRIGSDSVLSQIVELVSKAQRSKAPLQKLADRVSVFFVPAVVAVALLTFAAWLIWGPEPRLAYAIVNAVAVLIIACPCALGLATPISITVASGRGAEVGVLFRDAAAIEGLAHVDVLVLDKTGTLTEGKPVLTDVLTVTDVAESELLTIAVALEAASEHPLARAIIDGAKSRGIAAPEVSNFAAVTGQGVRGTIGTALVALGNAALMESIGADPAPMASRADALRSQAKTVMFLARDGHLVGCVAVQDPIKQDTRQTLAALQAEKLRLVMLTGDSEVTAHAVATQLGIDEYHASQTPANKADWIAAAKAAGAHVAMAGDGVNDAPALAAADVGIAMGNGSDIAKESAQITLVKGELAGILRARRLALAAVRNIHQNLTFAFAYNVLGIPLAAGVLYPFFGWLLSPMIAALAMSFSSVSVITNALRLKRAKI; this is encoded by the coding sequence ATGAGCGTCGATCCTGCGACCGCCAAGTATCATGCCGATCATGAAGGCGTGCCCTATTATTTTTGCTCTAGCGGCTGTCGCGAGAAGTTCACCGCTGATCCCGAACGGTATCTGCATCCGCTGCAAGCGTCAGCAGCCGGAACGCTTGCCTCGGGGGCGATTTACACGTGTCCGATGCATCCTGAAATTCAGCAGGTCGGGCCGGGCAATTGTCCCAAGTGCGGCATGACCCTGGAGCCAATGATGCCAACCGGCGAGCACGACGATAGCGAGCTCGATGCCGTGCGGCGCAAATTCTTCGTCTCGGCGGCACTTGCCATTCCGTTGCTGCTGATCGCGATGGGTCCGCATCTATTTGGTGTGCATTTCGGCGAGACCACGGCACACGTGCTGCGTTGGATTGAACTCGCGCTCTCAGCTCCCCTTGTGCTGTGGGCTGGAGCAAATTATTACCGGCGTGGCTGGAACGGTCTTCTCATCGGCTCGCCCAACATGTACACGCTGATCGGCCTGGGGGTACTGGTCGCCTTCGGTTTCAGTTTGGTGGCAACGTTCCTGCCAGCAGCGTTTCCGCCCGCCATGCGGGATATGCACGGCATGGTCGGCGTCTACTTTGAATCAGCCGGCGTCATCGTCGCGCTGGTGCTGTTGGGTGAGTGGTTGGAGCTGCGCGCGCGTGGAAAGACCTCCGAGGCGATACGCCGGTTGCTCGATCTCGCGCCGAAGACCGCGCGTCGCATTGCCGCCGATGGCAGCGAAGAAGACATCGCGCTCGATCAAGTCCGGGTGGGCGATATTTTGCGCGTACGTCCCGGAGAAAAAGTGCCGGTTGATGGCGTAGTGATCGATGGCACCAGCAGCATCGACGAATCGCTTCTGACCGGCGAACCCATCCCTGTAGAAAAACGCATCGATGACCGCACTACGGGTGGCACGCTGAACGGTACGGGCAGCCTGAAAATTCGGGCGGATCGTATCGGCAGCGATTCCGTGTTGTCGCAAATTGTCGAGTTGGTCAGCAAAGCGCAACGCTCAAAAGCGCCCCTGCAAAAGTTGGCTGATCGCGTTTCGGTATTTTTCGTGCCGGCTGTGGTGGCGGTTGCGTTGTTGACCTTTGCCGCGTGGCTGATCTGGGGTCCCGAGCCGCGTCTGGCATACGCCATCGTGAACGCCGTCGCGGTGCTGATCATTGCGTGTCCGTGCGCACTGGGTCTGGCCACGCCGATCTCCATCACCGTTGCCAGTGGGCGCGGTGCCGAGGTGGGCGTTTTGTTTCGTGACGCGGCAGCCATCGAAGGACTGGCACATGTGGATGTGCTGGTGCTCGATAAAACCGGCACGCTGACCGAAGGCAAACCGGTGTTGACCGATGTCTTAACAGTAACGGACGTTGCCGAATCCGAACTCTTGACCATCGCCGTGGCGCTGGAGGCGGCGAGCGAACATCCTTTGGCGCGCGCCATTATCGACGGTGCGAAAAGCCGCGGGATAGCGGCTCCCGAGGTCAGCAATTTTGCCGCGGTCACTGGGCAAGGTGTTCGTGGCACGATCGGCACTGCGCTCGTCGCCTTGGGCAATGCCGCACTGATGGAATCGATCGGCGCCGATCCGGCACCGATGGCAAGCCGTGCGGACGCGCTGCGCAGCCAAGCTAAAACGGTCATGTTCCTGGCGCGGGACGGCCATCTTGTCGGCTGCGTCGCAGTGCAGGATCCGATCAAACAGGACACACGCCAGACCCTGGCCGCGTTGCAGGCCGAAAAACTTCGACTGGTCATGCTCACCGGTGACAGCGAGGTGACGGCGCACGCGGTGGCTACACAACTGGGGATCGACGAATACCACGCGAGTCAGACACCCGCGAATAAAGCGGACTGGATAGCGGCAGCCAAAGCAGCGGGCGCACACGTGGCGATGGCCGGCGATGGGGTCAACGACGCACCCGCACTCGCTGCCGCCGATGTCGGCATCGCCATGGGCAACGGTTCGGATATCGCCAAGGAAAGCGCGCAGATCACGCTGGTCAAAGGCGAGCTTGCGGGCATCCTGCGCGCTCGTCGCTTAGCATTGGCCGCGGTGCGCAACATTCACCAGAATCTGACCTTCGCCTTCGCCTACAACGTCTTGGGTATTCCGCTGGCAGCCGGGGTGCTTTACCCGTTTTTCGGCTGGCTGCTCAGCCCGATGATTGCGGCCCTGGCGATGAGCTTTTCATCCGTCTCGGTCATCACTAATGCGCTGCGGCTGAAGCGCGCGAAAATTTGA
- a CDS encoding TolC family protein, which produces MNVIPLRPALMLALAGVLAGCATYPAQRGLDETHKLIADRGGAIPPSVGPRDCADQATELAPLVSDPLTPDSAVRIALMCNAELAAEYARLGIARADTFQAARLANPTLTAAALDSSARGGAPQLELGLVQNFTNLLLRGPRTRQAEGEFLRTQQQLANSVLGLAANTKADYYALVGAQQIATVRHAIADALQTSADVAQRFHDAGNLSARGLAEYQAAAGQGLVDARIADRDVAAARVALMLQLGLPAKTAWSVPDRLSLPVTEEDGAEALQTRADQNRLDLAAARQLVVLLTDSEKVTREFRWLGDFSVGVSYERDPDRSRLLGPSLSIQLPIFDQGQGPAARASALKDWGATEQRRLTQAVSGGVELAGRRVDNARQRAEDYRTKIIPQRQTVVARTQEEQNFMLVGVFELFAAKRAEFDAYQGYLEALRDYWVARADLEHAVGASLPSEAHPASATITPQQLLTPAPAMGGMNHMHHAGAAMPGMDMSADPHAGHDASAPPAKNAPTDHSMHDMPGMDMHMPSGDTPPQSPPKSPNTSTADHDHHGATP; this is translated from the coding sequence ATGAATGTTATTCCCTTGCGGCCCGCATTGATGCTTGCCCTCGCGGGCGTGCTCGCAGGTTGCGCCACGTATCCCGCCCAACGTGGCCTGGATGAAACCCACAAGCTGATTGCCGATCGCGGCGGTGCGATTCCCCCATCTGTGGGTCCGCGCGATTGCGCCGACCAGGCAACCGAACTGGCACCGCTCGTATCGGATCCGCTCACACCCGACAGTGCCGTGCGGATCGCTCTGATGTGCAATGCGGAACTGGCGGCAGAATATGCGCGTCTGGGCATCGCGCGAGCGGATACGTTTCAGGCGGCACGCTTGGCCAATCCCACTCTGACCGCCGCCGCACTAGATTCGAGTGCGCGTGGCGGCGCGCCGCAACTCGAACTCGGCTTGGTGCAAAATTTCACCAACCTGCTACTGCGTGGCCCACGCACTCGCCAAGCCGAGGGCGAGTTTCTACGTACGCAACAACAACTCGCCAACAGCGTACTGGGCTTGGCTGCCAACACAAAAGCGGATTACTACGCGCTAGTCGGCGCCCAGCAAATCGCGACGGTGCGTCACGCTATTGCCGATGCCCTGCAAACCTCCGCGGACGTCGCGCAACGGTTCCACGACGCCGGCAATCTGTCGGCACGCGGACTGGCAGAGTACCAGGCAGCCGCAGGTCAGGGATTGGTTGATGCTCGCATCGCGGATAGAGACGTTGCGGCCGCGCGCGTGGCGTTGATGTTGCAACTGGGACTACCAGCGAAGACCGCTTGGTCGGTGCCGGATCGTCTGTCGCTCCCGGTGACCGAGGAGGACGGTGCCGAGGCACTACAAACCCGCGCTGATCAAAATCGACTGGACCTTGCCGCCGCACGTCAGCTCGTGGTGTTGCTGACGGATAGTGAAAAGGTCACGCGCGAGTTTCGCTGGCTTGGCGATTTCTCAGTGGGCGTTTCCTATGAGCGCGACCCGGATCGCTCACGACTGCTGGGTCCGTCGCTATCCATCCAACTGCCGATTTTCGACCAGGGCCAAGGACCGGCGGCGCGCGCCTCCGCGCTCAAGGACTGGGGCGCCACGGAGCAACGCCGGTTGACGCAAGCGGTATCCGGCGGCGTCGAGTTGGCCGGTCGACGCGTTGACAATGCCCGGCAACGAGCCGAGGACTACCGAACGAAGATCATCCCGCAGCGGCAAACGGTCGTGGCGCGCACACAGGAGGAGCAGAACTTCATGCTCGTGGGCGTGTTCGAGTTGTTCGCCGCCAAACGCGCCGAGTTCGACGCCTATCAGGGCTATCTCGAAGCACTGCGAGATTACTGGGTCGCACGCGCCGACCTTGAGCATGCTGTCGGCGCGAGCCTTCCCAGCGAGGCGCATCCCGCCTCCGCAACCATCACGCCGCAACAACTGCTGACACCGGCGCCAGCGATGGGCGGCATGAATCACATGCACCACGCAGGAGCAGCGATGCCCGGCATGGATATGAGCGCCGATCCGCACGCCGGACATGATGCGTCGGCGCCGCCGGCCAAGAATGCTCCGACCGATCACAGCATGCATGACATGCCGGGAATGGACATGCATATGCCCTCTGGCGATACACCTCCCCAATCACCACCAAAGTCCCCAAACACCAGCACAGCGGACCACGACCATCACGGAGCTACGCCATGA
- a CDS encoding DUF6629 family protein, which translates to MCFSASASFISGAALSVAGIATLRMATRRAEVPFAMIPLLFGIQQISEGMIWMSFQSDTLFLSNAALTMIFSLFSHVLWPVFIPFAIGLLETVAWRRKVLAFCQIVGLIVGVYLLYFLIQFPVTSQVLDTHIVYESPHFHRIPVMVLYLIATCASSLVSSSKTIRLFGALSLIAFLAAYAIHVATLVSVWCFFAAILSVIVYFYFRQARSRA; encoded by the coding sequence ATGTGCTTTTCTGCATCCGCCAGCTTTATTTCCGGAGCAGCATTGTCCGTTGCCGGCATTGCGACGCTGAGAATGGCGACACGCCGAGCGGAAGTTCCCTTTGCCATGATCCCGCTCTTATTCGGCATCCAGCAAATCAGCGAAGGCATGATATGGATGTCGTTCCAGAGCGATACGCTGTTCTTGAGCAATGCCGCACTCACTATGATTTTCTCGCTGTTCTCGCACGTGCTTTGGCCGGTCTTCATACCGTTCGCGATTGGCTTACTGGAAACTGTTGCCTGGCGAAGGAAGGTTCTAGCATTTTGTCAGATCGTGGGCCTGATCGTCGGCGTATACCTGCTGTACTTTCTGATTCAATTCCCTGTGACGTCGCAAGTGCTCGACACGCATATCGTTTACGAATCACCGCATTTCCATCGCATCCCCGTCATGGTTCTGTATCTGATTGCGACCTGCGCGAGCAGCTTGGTTTCAAGCAGTAAAACCATTCGATTGTTTGGCGCACTGTCGTTGATCGCATTTCTCGCCGCCTACGCCATCCACGTCGCCACCTTGGTGTCCGTATGGTGCTTTTTCGCGGCGATCCTGAGCGTGATCGTGTACTTCTATTTCAGACAAGCGCGCTCAAGAGCGTGA
- a CDS encoding multicopper oxidase family protein, producing the protein MAKVFMRPASAETAPPSTAVAGNHPFVAVTTLNGRSLPYVMKDGVKEFHLTAEEVEHEFAPGCKAKCWGYNGSTPGPTIEAVEGDRIRILVTNKLPEHTSVHWHGILLPSGMDGVGGLSQPDILPGETYAYEFTLRQHGTHMYHPHADEMTQMAVGMMGMFIIHPKDGEPEPIDRDFVILLHNWALHPGTYRPDPSIMTEFDLWTFNSKVFPAIDPMVVKTGQRVRIRLGNLSMWNHPIHLHGHQFQVTGSDGGRWPKSLWRPEVTEIVGVGQTRDIEFIATPGDWAFHCHMSHHTMNAMGHGIPNTLGVDQSKVEERIQSVLPGYMAMGQDGMAIHQVHTDSGHMKGPENTLAMMAGKGPFGKLEMGGMFTVLKVRDQVSADYRDTGWYANPQGTVARRIGAAGKREPEMKMDMKMDPSMPMNHGG; encoded by the coding sequence TTGGCGAAAGTCTTCATGCGTCCTGCCAGTGCCGAAACCGCGCCGCCGTCCACGGCTGTCGCAGGTAATCACCCATTTGTCGCCGTGACAACGCTCAATGGTCGATCTCTGCCCTACGTGATGAAAGATGGCGTCAAGGAGTTTCATTTGACTGCCGAAGAAGTCGAGCACGAATTCGCGCCTGGCTGCAAAGCCAAGTGTTGGGGCTACAACGGTTCGACGCCGGGACCAACGATTGAAGCGGTCGAGGGTGATCGCATTCGAATTCTCGTCACCAACAAACTGCCCGAACACACCAGCGTGCACTGGCACGGCATTCTGCTGCCGAGTGGTATGGATGGCGTTGGCGGATTGTCGCAGCCCGATATTCTTCCCGGCGAAACCTACGCCTACGAGTTCACCCTGCGCCAGCACGGCACGCACATGTACCACCCGCACGCCGATGAGATGACGCAAATGGCGGTGGGCATGATGGGCATGTTCATCATCCATCCGAAAGACGGCGAACCGGAACCCATCGACCGGGATTTCGTGATCCTTTTGCACAACTGGGCGTTGCACCCGGGCACCTATCGTCCGGATCCCTCGATCATGACCGAGTTCGATCTGTGGACGTTCAACAGCAAGGTGTTTCCGGCGATCGATCCGATGGTGGTGAAGACCGGCCAGCGTGTGCGCATACGCCTGGGCAACCTGTCTATGTGGAACCACCCGATCCATCTGCACGGTCACCAATTCCAGGTCACCGGCTCGGATGGCGGACGCTGGCCGAAATCGTTATGGCGGCCCGAAGTCACCGAGATCGTCGGCGTCGGTCAGACACGCGACATTGAGTTCATCGCAACCCCGGGCGACTGGGCGTTTCATTGCCACATGTCCCACCACACCATGAACGCGATGGGCCACGGCATTCCCAACACGCTGGGCGTGGATCAGTCCAAGGTTGAGGAACGCATTCAATCGGTGTTGCCGGGATACATGGCGATGGGTCAAGACGGCATGGCCATTCACCAGGTACATACCGATTCGGGCCACATGAAAGGCCCGGAAAATACGCTTGCCATGATGGCCGGCAAAGGACCGTTCGGAAAGCTCGAAATGGGCGGCATGTTTACCGTGCTCAAGGTTCGCGATCAGGTGAGCGCCGACTATCGGGACACCGGTTGGTATGCCAATCCCCAAGGCACGGTAGCGCGGCGAATCGGTGCTGCCGGGAAACGCGAGCCCGAAATGAAAATGGATATGAAGATGGATCCATCCATGCCCATGAACCACGGAGGTTAG
- the ppk2 gene encoding polyphosphate kinase 2, with translation MSKTAPSRAIDTTSISKQAYKKSLLQLQIELVKLQRHFIQCNDKILIILEGRDAAGKDGTIKRIVQHLSPRETRVIALGKPSDKDRASWYFQRYVPHLPSEQELVIFNRSWYNRAGVERVMGFCSDAEYEEFMDSVSGFEHMLVRSGIKLLKYYLDIGKPEQKHRLKKRKTNPLKQWKLSPIDDQAIKYWKQYSVARNDMLTRTHNLIAPWIIVRADDKHAARLNVIKDVLSRLHYKDKNEDLIRADSSVIFEFDAAYLENGFLAP, from the coding sequence ATGAGCAAAACAGCACCTAGCAGGGCGATCGATACGACCTCGATCTCAAAGCAAGCCTACAAGAAAAGTTTGCTGCAGCTCCAAATTGAACTGGTGAAGTTGCAGCGGCACTTTATCCAGTGCAATGACAAAATCCTGATCATCTTGGAAGGCCGCGACGCCGCTGGGAAAGACGGTACCATCAAGCGCATCGTTCAGCACTTGAGCCCACGAGAGACGCGAGTCATCGCGTTAGGAAAACCCTCTGACAAGGATCGCGCATCTTGGTATTTCCAGCGCTATGTTCCGCATCTTCCGTCAGAGCAGGAGCTCGTAATCTTCAATCGTAGTTGGTACAACCGCGCTGGCGTTGAACGCGTCATGGGCTTTTGCAGCGACGCCGAGTACGAGGAATTTATGGACTCGGTTTCGGGCTTCGAACATATGTTGGTCCGCTCCGGCATCAAGCTGCTTAAATATTACTTGGACATCGGAAAGCCGGAACAAAAACATCGACTGAAAAAGCGAAAAACGAATCCCTTGAAGCAATGGAAACTCAGTCCGATCGACGATCAGGCGATTAAGTATTGGAAACAATACAGCGTGGCGCGCAACGACATGCTCACGCGTACGCACAACCTCATAGCGCCTTGGATCATCGTGCGAGCTGACGATAAACACGCTGCACGGCTCAACGTGATTAAAGACGTACTGAGCCGTCTCCACTACAAGGACAAAAATGAGGACCTGATTCGGGCCGACTCCAGCGTGATTTTCGAGTTCGACGCGGCGTATCTTGAAAACGGATTTCTTGCACCATGA
- a CDS encoding heavy metal-responsive transcriptional regulator, whose amino-acid sequence MQTYTIGHVAARTGVCVDAVRYYERVGLLPSPTRRASGCREYTDPAVSRLRFIRKSKDLGFSLDDIATLLSLRADASADKNVVGTLANSNLDRVTRKLAELERLRDALSDLMSACPGHGRRDAYQILQSSEHVERT is encoded by the coding sequence ATGCAGACCTACACCATTGGCCATGTCGCAGCGCGTACGGGTGTGTGCGTCGATGCAGTGCGTTATTACGAGCGAGTCGGATTGTTGCCATCGCCAACTCGTCGTGCATCCGGATGTCGGGAATACACCGACCCCGCCGTAAGCCGATTGCGGTTTATCCGAAAATCGAAGGACTTGGGATTTTCGCTCGACGACATTGCCACTTTGCTTTCGTTGCGCGCCGATGCCAGTGCCGATAAAAACGTGGTCGGTACGCTGGCGAACAGCAACCTCGACAGGGTGACGCGCAAACTCGCCGAGCTCGAACGTCTCCGAGATGCGCTGTCCGATCTGATGTCGGCCTGTCCGGGCCACGGTCGGCGCGATGCGTACCAGATCCTGCAATCCAGTGAGCATGTGGAGAGAACATGA
- a CDS encoding c-type cytochrome: MTFLKALLLVLLLGVLGATAFVYFGLFDIAADHPHSALVFDLMETTRVRAIAAHATAVTVPPLDDPSLLPMGAEHYAAMCTECHLAPGMEDSEIRAGLYPQPPKLSDYPHPDAAQLFWVIKHGLKMSGMPAWGPTHDDTMIWAMVVFVQKLPTLTPSQYQALVGPSNVGAPAHHGSENHADTETTPTATHTDHP, encoded by the coding sequence ATGACATTTCTCAAAGCGTTGCTATTGGTTCTTCTTCTCGGCGTGCTCGGTGCCACAGCCTTTGTCTATTTTGGATTGTTCGATATCGCCGCCGATCACCCCCACTCGGCACTCGTCTTCGACCTGATGGAAACCACGCGGGTGCGCGCGATCGCAGCACACGCGACGGCGGTCACTGTGCCACCTCTGGATGATCCAAGCTTGCTGCCGATGGGAGCGGAACATTACGCAGCGATGTGCACGGAATGTCATCTGGCCCCGGGCATGGAGGACTCGGAAATCCGCGCCGGTCTGTATCCGCAGCCGCCGAAACTCAGTGACTACCCGCACCCCGATGCGGCCCAGTTATTCTGGGTGATCAAGCACGGACTCAAGATGTCGGGCATGCCGGCATGGGGGCCGACGCACGACGACACGATGATTTGGGCCATGGTCGTTTTTGTGCAGAAGCTGCCGACCCTGACACCCTCGCAATATCAAGCGCTCGTTGGGCCATCGAACGTGGGCGCGCCAGCGCATCATGGCAGTGAGAATCACGCTGACACGGAAACAACACCCACGGCCACGCACACAGATCACCCCTGA
- a CDS encoding DUF5676 family membrane protein, with amino-acid sequence MSTGISLKAAGFATSLFLAIVFSLCVAFDLLFPAHAMYSAWIKLLPGFEWLSWTSFCLGLAESYGYGWFIALIWVPLYNVFLLGAQRPR; translated from the coding sequence ATGAGCACAGGCATTTCTCTCAAAGCGGCCGGGTTCGCGACGAGCCTTTTTCTCGCCATCGTCTTTAGCTTGTGCGTCGCGTTCGATTTGTTGTTTCCCGCCCACGCCATGTATTCGGCATGGATCAAGCTTCTGCCGGGATTCGAATGGCTGAGTTGGACTAGCTTCTGTCTCGGACTGGCAGAGAGCTACGGGTACGGCTGGTTCATCGCGTTGATCTGGGTGCCCCTGTACAACGTGTTTCTGCTTGGTGCTCAACGTCCTCGTTGA
- a CDS encoding heavy-metal-associated domain-containing protein has product MQTEHLTVTGMTCGGCTGKVATALKAINGVKDVDVSLSDSAATVQFDERLTSRAQLKSAVEEAGYGTGESLTAQGQKTKGGCCG; this is encoded by the coding sequence ATGCAAACCGAACATTTGACAGTAACCGGCATGACCTGTGGCGGCTGCACCGGCAAAGTTGCGACGGCGCTCAAGGCGATCAATGGCGTCAAGGATGTCGATGTATCGCTATCCGATAGCGCAGCAACGGTGCAGTTCGATGAACGACTCACCTCACGCGCGCAGCTGAAGTCGGCTGTCGAGGAAGCTGGCTATGGCACCGGTGAAAGTCTCACCGCTCAAGGCCAAAAAACCAAGGGCGGTTGCTGCGGGTAG
- a CDS encoding YHS domain-containing protein, whose amino-acid sequence MSGLVGFLFFAAFFYFMMRFGCGAHVGHGGHHRDHSSPNADFLASGTDPVCGMHVDAGAGYASMHDGAQARFCSRECLEKFDAAPEKYANQPPHLMAHGDHST is encoded by the coding sequence ATGAGTGGCTTGGTCGGCTTTCTGTTCTTTGCCGCGTTTTTCTATTTCATGATGCGGTTCGGATGCGGCGCGCATGTGGGTCATGGCGGGCATCATCGCGACCACTCAAGCCCGAACGCCGATTTTTTAGCCAGTGGCACGGATCCCGTATGCGGTATGCATGTAGACGCCGGGGCTGGTTACGCGAGCATGCATGACGGCGCTCAAGCCCGTTTCTGCTCGCGCGAGTGCTTGGAAAAATTCGATGCCGCGCCCGAAAAGTACGCCAACCAGCCACCTCATCTGATGGCGCATGGAGATCATTCAACATGA
- a CDS encoding CopL family metal-binding regulatory protein has product MVFPFARTKSVRILLCCLLAFVLVLNGALAPIMAQTMLDSGADVSQPTSHTHCHEKNASAASKSVDADSECPCCDGSSCDCSCISVASIPVLFLNLPPLPPVAFATQWTVPPAPVSPAGRLLRPPIA; this is encoded by the coding sequence ATGGTTTTTCCCTTCGCCCGCACGAAATCCGTTCGCATCCTGCTGTGCTGTTTGCTGGCGTTTGTGCTCGTTCTGAACGGCGCACTTGCACCGATCATGGCCCAAACCATGCTTGATAGCGGTGCTGACGTATCGCAGCCGACGTCGCACACGCACTGTCACGAAAAAAATGCCTCGGCTGCAAGCAAGTCGGTCGACGCAGATTCCGAGTGCCCCTGCTGCGACGGCTCAAGCTGTGATTGTAGTTGCATCTCGGTTGCCTCAATCCCGGTCCTGTTCCTCAACTTGCCTCCGCTCCCACCTGTCGCCTTTGCGACGCAATGGACGGTTCCACCCGCGCCGGTATCTCCGGCAGGTCGCTTGCTCCGACCTCCGATTGCCTGA